In the genome of Podospora pseudocomata strain CBS 415.72m chromosome 2 map unlocalized CBS415.72m_2.2, whole genome shotgun sequence, one region contains:
- a CDS encoding uncharacterized protein (EggNog:ENOG503NY7P; COG:S; BUSCO:EOG09264T1U) — protein MASSPSPAPAAAPTNPKIAKIITRLQSKITPGMPFEAQYEAAQETRLVAARYTKSQNYTAAIDILSSVSQSLLKTGPTGGGSGGDLAILLVDVYKQAGLKVDATSKGRVLTCLRLFDPAEPNRKKFVKDVVEWSKKYSDYPAGDPELHHVIGSMLAEEKESLDEAERHLILGTTKDSPPVLAQLEYEWYKQDETHTAPLYCARAVLPYLLMANLKAATTCYKVFTSQLAAENPSLAVQDVGETKIFPSLPLMNFLGLLIVAVQKGNNPEVFRQLKGKYMPTIKEATDGVWDTALELIGEMYFGIQRPRQSNPLFDMMGSFLGMPGGGGGSGGRPMARRVEAAPAAEGLD, from the exons atggcctcctccccatcccccgcccCGGCGGCGGCTCCCACAAACCCCAAAATAGCCAAAATCATCACCCGCCTCCAATCCAAAATCACCCCCGGCATGCCCTTCGAGGCCCAATACGAAGCCGCCCAAGAGACCCGACTCGTCGCGGCCCGGTACACCAAATCGCAAAACTATACCGCCGCTATCGACATTCTGTCCTCTGTCTCCCAGTCCCTCCTCAAGACAGGTCCAAcaggcggcggcagtggaGGCGATCTCGCTATCTTGCTGGTGGATGTTTACAAGCAGGCTGGGCTGAAGGTGGACGCTACAAGCAAAGGGAGGGTGTTGACCTGTTTGAGGCTGTTTGACCCCGCCGAGCCGAACAGGAAGAAGTTTGTGAAGGATGTGGTCGA GTGGTCAAAGAAGTACTCGGACTACCCCGCCGGCGACCCAGAACTTCACCACGTCATCGGCTCCATGTTGGcagaggaaaaagagagcCTCGACGAGGCGGAGCGCCATTTGATCCTCGGCACCACGAAAGACTCCCCTCCTGTCCTTGCGCAGTTGGAGTATGAATGGTACAAGCAGGATGAAACCCACACCGCGCCCCTCTACTGCGCCAGGGCAGTCCTTCCGTACCTGTTGATGGCCAACCTCAAGGCGGCGACCACGTGCTACAAGGTGTTTACTTCACAGCTCGCCGCCGAGAACCCGTCTTTGGCTGTGCAAGATGTTGGCGAGACCAAGATCTTCCCTAGCCTGCCGCTCATGAACTTTTTGGGGCTGTTGATTGTGGCGGTGCAAAAGGGGAACAACCCAGAGGTGTTTAGGCAGTTGAAGGGGAAGTACATGCCCACAATCAAGGAGGCCACGGACGGGGTGTGGGACACGGCGCTGGAGCTGATTGGGGAGATGTACTTTGGAATTCAGAGACCGAGGCAGAGCAACCCGCTGTTTGACATGATGGGGAGCTTCTTGGGGAtgccgggtggtggtggtgggagtggtgggagaccgatggcgaggagggtggaggctGCGCCGGCTGCGGAGGGGCTGGATTAA
- the POL3 gene encoding DNA-directed DNA polymerase delta (COG:L; EggNog:ENOG503NUXQ): MPSATLPQKRAFGEASSTRRNIAATPSIATTKKRRIDEPTSSPAQRFKSSQNDSKGRMASSQQKSVFESEVLERLNQDISDLKQNNSEKDQAWERPPIPNDFDPSKHSLCFQAIEAEEGTIGGGQPAVKLFGVTENGNSVLLHVKDFKHYLYVAAPVSFVVEDCLAFKAYLESQMSQNHQYQQVIHNVSLTMRENIYGFQGNVQNPYIKVTVTDPKHINKVRTMIERGEANWKGMWKHDGGIMTYDSIQYLLRFMVDCSIAGMSWVEAPAGAYDLIHMNKQSNCQFEAVISYRELISHKPSGEWSKMAPLRILSFDIECAGRKGIFPEAQHDSVIQIANIVTKYGDKKPFVRNVFCLDTTSPIVATQILEFNDEGKMLAAWRDFLEKVDPDIIIGYNIANFDFPYLLDRAKHLKVHNFEYWSRTHVKSVAKETNFSSKQMGNRDTKATNTNGRLQLDLLQLVQRDHQLRSYTLNSVCAHFLGEQKEDVHHSMITELFEGTPESRRRLALYCLKDAYLPQRLMDKLSCLENYTEMARVTGVPFNFLLARGQQVKFLSQLFRKALEQKLVIPNMRSESSEEQYEGATVIEPTRGYYDVPIATLDFASLYPSIIQAHNLCYTTLIKKKDIERWSLVKDEDYIVTPNGDMFVTTKKRKGLLAQILEELLSARKEAKRELAAETDPFKKAVLNGRQLALKISANSVYGLTGATNGKLPCLEIASSTTAFGRQMIERTKHEVEDRYCIKNGYSHDAQVIYGDTDSVMVKFGTKELAEAMKLGEDAANYVSSKFIKPIKLEFEKVYFPYLLINKKRYAGLYWTKPEKYDKMDTKGIETVRRDNCLLVQTVIEKVLRMILIDRDVPGAQEYVKDTIADLLQNRVDMSKLVITKALTKDDYAAKQAHVELAHRMKKRDAGSAPALGDRVAYVMVKGATGSKNFERSEDPIYVLEHNVPIDTKYYLDNQLAKPLGRIFEPILGETKAKSLLTGDHTRAISVAAPKVGGLMKFAKKTQTCMGCKKPLTGKEESQGAVCADDAPRVGELYKKTLDKVSDLEVRFGRLWTQCQRCQGSMHCEVICSSKDCPIFYMRMKAKKDLEDANGELARFDFDQAAIW; this comes from the exons ATGCCTTCCGCGACATTACCGCAGAAAAGGGCATTTGGCGAGGCTTCAAGCACCCGGCGGAACATCGCCGCAACTCCCTCtatcgccaccaccaagaagcgCCGCATCGATGAGCCCACATCGTCTCCAGCACAACGCTTCAAGAGCTCTCAAAATGACAGCAAAGGCAGAATGGCCTCGAGCCAACAGAAGAGTGTTTTTGAGAGCGAAGTGCTTGAAAGACTGAATCAGGACATCTCAGACCTCAAGCAAAACAACTCAGAAAAGGACCAAGCATGGGAGCGGCCACCCATTCCAAACGACTTCGATCCCTCCAAGCACAGTCTCTGCTTCCAAGCCAtcgaggcagaggagggcaCGATCGGTGGTGGTCAACCTGCTGTGAAGCTATTTGGCGTGACCGAGAACGGCAACTCCGTTCTTTTGCATGTCAAAGACTTCAAGCACTACCTCTATGTCGCGGCGCCAGTCTCGTTCGTCGTTGAGGACTGCCTTGCGTTCAAAGCATATCTCGAATCGCAGATGTCGCAAAATCACCAATATCAACAGGTCATTCATAATGTATCGCTGACCATGCGCGAGAACATCTATGGCTTCCAAGGGAACGTCCAAAATCCTTATATCAAGGTTACGGTTACCGATCCAAAACACATCAACAAGGTCCGCACCATGATCGAGAGAGGCGAGGCCAACTGGAAGGGGATGTGGAAGCATGATGGCGGCATCATGACCTACGACAGTATCCAGTACTTGCTTCGGTTCATGGTAGACTGTTCGATTGCTGGCATGTCTTGGGTTGAAGCACCCGCCGGCGCATATGACCTTATCCACATGAACAAGCAGTCCAACTGCCAGTTCGAAGCTGTCATTAGCTACCGAGAGCTGATTTCGCATAAGCCCTCTGGAGAGTGGTCTAAGATGGCCCCTCTCCGGATTCTCTCGTTCGATATCGAGTGCGCTGGTCGCAAAGGTATTTTCCCCGAGGCCCAACACGATTCCGTCATTCAAATCGCCAATATCGTCACCAAATACGGAGACAAGAAGCCGTTTGTACGAAACGTGTTCTGTCTCGATACCACAAGTCCCATTGTGGCCACTCAGATCCTGGAGTTTAATGACGAAGGGAAAATGTTGGCTGCATGGCGGGACTTCCTAGAGAAGGTTGATCCAGATATCATCATCGGGTACAATATTGCCAACTTCGATTTCCCCTATCTCCTTGACAGGGCGAAACATCTCAAGGTGCATAACTTCGAATACTGGTCTCGCACGCACGTCAAGTCGGTAGCGAAGGAAACCAACTTCTCCAGCAAGCAGATGGGCAACCGCGACACGAAGGCCACCAACACTAACGGTCGTCTCCAGCTCGACTTGCTTCAACTGGTTCAACGTGACCACCAACTTCGCAGCTATACCCTGAACTCTGTGTGCGCCCATTTTCTTGgtgaacaaaaagaagatgTCCATCACTCCATGATCACGGAGCTTTTCGAGGGTACCCCAGAGTCGAGACGCAGACTGGCACTCTACTGTCTCAAGGATGCCTACCTGCCACAAAGACTCATGGACAAGCTGTCTTGCCTTGAAAACTACACCGAAATGGCAAGAGTTACGGGGGTACCATTCAACTTTCTCCTCGCCAGAGGTCAGCAAGTCAAATTCTTGAGTCAGCTCTTCCGCAAGGCCCTGGAGCAAAAGCTTGTCATTCCCAACATGAGATCAGAGTCATCAGAAGAGCAGTATGAGGGTGCCACTGTCATTGAGCCTACAAGAGGATACTACGATGTCCCCATCGCCACTCTGGATTTCGCTTCGCTGTACCCCAGCATCATTCAAGCCCACAATTTGTGTTACACCActctcatcaagaagaaggatatTGAGAGGTGGAGCTTAGTCAAGGATGAGGACTACATCGTTACCCCCAATGGCGACATGTTCGTTACcaccaaaaagagaaaggggCTATTGGCCCAAATTCTAGAGGAATTGCTCTCGGCTAGAAAGGAGGCCAAGAGAGAACTTGCCGCTGAGACAGATCCATTCAAAAAGGCTGTGCTCAACGGTCGTCAACTAGCCTTGAAGATCAGTGCAAACTCCGTCTACGGTTTGACTGGTGCCACCAACGGCAAACTCCCCTGCTTGGAGATTGCTAGTAGTACCACCGCTTTCGGTCGTCAAATGATTGAGAGGACGAAGCACGAAGTTGAGGACAGATATTGCATCAAGAATGGCTACAGTCATGACGCTCAGGTCATCTACGGTGATACTGATTCCGTCATGGTCAAGTTTGGCACCAAGGAGTTGGCCGAGGCCATGAAGCTCGGCGAGGATGCGGCGAATTATGTGTCTAGCAAGTTCATCAAGCCCATCAAGCTCGAGTTCGAAAAGGTGTACTTTCCCTATCTTCTGATTAACAAGAAGCGTTATGCTGGGCTGTACTGGACAAAGCCGGAGAAGTATGACAAGATGGACACCAAGGGTATTGAGACTGTCCGTCGTGACAACTGTCTTTTGGTGCAAACCGTCATCGAGAAGGTCCTCCGCATGATTCTCATCGATCGTGACGTCCCTGGAGCTCAAGA ATACGTCAAAgacaccatcgccgaccTCCTTCAAAACCGCGTCGACATGTCCAAGCTCGTCATCACGAAAGCCCTCACCAAAGACGACTACGCCGCCAAGCAAGCTCACGTCGAGCTCGCCCACCGCATGAAGAAACGCGACGCCGGTTCCGCCCCCGCCCTCGGCGACCGTGTAGCCTATGTCATGGTCAAAGGCGCGACTGGCTCCAAGAATTTCGAACGCTCCGAAGACCCCATCTACGTCCTCGAGCACAACGTCCCCATCGACACAAAATACTACCTCGACAATCAGCTCGCCAAACCCCTCGGCCGCATCTTCGAGCCCATCCTCGGCGAGACAAAAGCCAAGTCCTTGCTGACAGGTGATCACACCCGCGCCATCTCCGTCGCGGCACCCAAAGTAGGCGGTCTCATGAAATTTGCCAAGAAAACCCAAACGTGTATGGGTTGCAAGAAACCCTTGACAGGGAAAGAAGAGAGTCAGGGCGCGGTGTGTGCCGATGACGCGCCGAGGGTGGGTGAGTTGTACAAGAAGACGCTGGACAAGGTCAGTGATTTGGAGGTGAGATTTGGGCGGTTGTGGACACAGTGCCAGAGGTGTCAAGGGAGCATGCACTGTGAGGTGATTTGCAGCTCGAAGGACTGTCCGATTTTTTATATGCGgatgaaggcgaagaaggatcTGGAGGATGCGAATGGGGAGTTGGCGAGGTTTGATTTTGATCAGGCTGCTATTTGGTAG